From the Candidatus Microthrix subdominans genome, the window ACCACCGGGCCACCGTCGGCACTCGCCACCAAGCAAAGCGTGCCGATGTCGGCGAACCCAGGGTGCTCGGGGTGGGTGAGGTTGCCCTCCGAGGCGGCGGTCACCGCGGCGTCGAGATCACCGGTGATCGCCAGGAACTGATCGACCTGGTGCGAGGCGAGGTCGACCAGGATGCCCCCCGAGGTGGCCGCGTCGAAGAACCAGGCGGGTCGATCGTCGGCGTTGAGCGTGTGGGGCCCCGAGCCGATCACGTGGGCGACGTGGCCGACGGCGCCGCTGCGGGCCAGTCGGATCGCCTCCGGAGATGGCGCGATTGGTGAACCGCTCGGTGAACAGCACGCTCCAGCGGCGCCCGGAGGTGGCCACCGCCCGGCGAAGGCGTTGCAGGTCCGGGGCGGTGGTCACCCCGGGCTTGGCGCTCAGGACGTGTTTGCCCGCCGAGAGCGCGGCGACGGCCACGTCGGCCCGCTGCGAGGGGATGCCTGCGGTCACCACGACGTCGATGCGGTCGTCGGCGAGCAGTTCGGCCGGGTGGACGGCCACCGAGTCCGGTCGCCAGCCCTCGTACAGTTCGAGGAACTCCCCGTCGGCGACGTGGGCCGCGGCGTTGGCGCCGGCGTCGAGCAGTCCCTGCACCAGTTCGAAAACGTGCAGGTGATCGAGGCCGATCACGCCCAGGCGAAGGCTCACGTTGTGCACCCCTTTCCCCGACCGACGATGCACCGGACGGTATCTCAGGGAATCTTGCGGGGCGATGCACCGTGGCCACCGTCGGTGACTATGGTCACCGACGCGAGCCTGTGACGAGGGAGAGCTTGCACCTCATTCACCCACCGGCATGAGTTGAT encodes:
- a CDS encoding Gfo/Idh/MocA family oxidoreductase: MSLRLGVIGLDHLHVFELVQGLLDAGANAAAHVADGEFLELYEGWRPDSVAVHPAELLADDRIDVVVTAGIPSQRADVAVAALSAGKHVLSAKPGVTTAPDLQRLRRAVATSGRRWSVLFTERFTNRAISGGDPTGPQRRRRPRRPRDRLGAPHAQRRRSTRLVLRRGHLGGHPGRPRLAPGRSVPGDHR